A portion of the Canis aureus isolate CA01 chromosome 32, VMU_Caureus_v.1.0, whole genome shotgun sequence genome contains these proteins:
- the SEMA6D gene encoding semaphorin-6D isoform X6 translates to MRFFLLCAYMLLLMISQLRAVSFPEDDEPLNTVDYHYSRQYPVFRGRPSGNESQHRLDFQLMLKIRDTLYIAGRDQVYTVNLNEVPKTEVIPSKKLTWRSRQQDRENCAMKGKHKDECHNFIKVFVPRNDEMVFVCGTNAFNPMCRYYRLNTLEYDGEEISGLARCPFDARQTNVALFADGKLYSATVADFLASDAVIYRSMGDGSALRTIKYDSKWIKEPHFLHAIEYGNYVYFFFREIAVEHNNLGKAVYSRVARICKNDMGGSQRVLEKHWTSFLKARLNCSVPGDSFFYFDVLQSITDIIQINGIPTVVGVFTTQLNSIPGSAVCAFSMDDIEKVFKGRFKEQKTPDSVWTAVPEDKVPKPRPGCCAKHGLAEAYKTSIDFPDETLSFIKSHPLMDAAVPPIADEPWFTKTRIRYRLTAIAVDHTAGPHQNYTVIFVGSEAGVVLKVLAKTSPFSLNDSVLLEEIEAYNQAKCNAENEEDRRVISLQLDKDHHAVYVAFSSCVIRLPLSRCERYGSCKKSCVASRDPYCGWLSQGACGRVTPGMLAGGYEQDTEYGNTAHLGDCHEILPTSTTPDYKIFGGPTSGVRWEVQSGESNQMVHMNVLITCVFAAFVLGAFIAGVAVYCYRDMFVRKNRKIHKDAESAQSCTDSSGSFAKLNGLFDSPVKEYQQNIDSPKLYSNLLTSRKELPPNGDTKSMVMDHRGQPPELAALPTPESTPVLHQKTLQAMKSHSDKAHGHGASRKETSQFFPSSPPPHSPLSHGHIPSAIVLPNATHDYNTSFSNSNAHKAEKKLQNIDHPLTKSSSKRDHRRSVDSRNTLNDLLKHLNDPNSNPKAIMGDIQMAHQTLMLDPVGPMSEVPPKVPNREASLYSPPSTLPRNSPTKRVDVPTTPGVPMTSLERQRGYHKNSSQRHSISAMPKNLNSPNGVLLSRQPSMNRGGYVPTPTGAKVDYIQGAPVSVHLQPSLSRQSSYTSNGTLPRTGLKRTPSLKPDVPPKPSFVPQTTSVRPLNKYTY, encoded by the exons ATGAGGTTCTTCCTGCTTTGTGCCTACATGCTGCTCCTGATGATTTCCCAGCTGAGGGCAGTCAGCTTTCCTGAAGATGATGAACCCCTCAATACTGTTGATTATCACT ATTCAAGGCAATATCCGGTTTTTAGAGGACGCCCTTCAGGCAATGAATCCCAGCACAGGCTGGACTTTCAGCTGATGTTGAAAATTCGAGACACACTTTATATTGCTGGCAG GGATCAAGTTTATACAGTAAACTTAAATGAAGTCCCCAAGACAGAAGTAATACCAAGCAAG AAACTGACATGGCGGTCAAGACAACAGGACCGAGAAAACTGTGCTATGAAGGGCAAACATAAA GATGAATGCCACAACTTTATTAAAGTATTTGTCCCAAGAAATGATGAGATGGTTTTTGTATGTGGTACCAATGCATTCAATCCCATGTGCAGATACTATAGG ttgaATACCTTAGAGTATGATGGAGAGGAAATTAGTGGCCTGGCAAGATGCCCATTTGATGCCAGACAAACCAATGTTGCCCTTTTTGCTG ATGGGAAGCTATATTCTGCCACAGTGGCTGACTTCTTGGCCAGTGATGCTGTTATTTATCGAAGCATGGGTGATGGATCTGCCCTTCGTACAATAAAATATGATTCCAAATGGATAAAAG aGCCACATTTTCTTCATGCCATAGAATATGGAAACtatgtctatttcttctttcgaGAAATTGCTGTAGAACATAATAATTTAGGCAAG GCTGTATATTCCCGTGTGGCCCGCATATGTAAAAATGACATGGGTGGCTCGCAGCGGGTCCTGGAGAAACATTGGACTTCATTTCTGAAGGCTCGGCTTAACTGCTCTGTCCCCGGAGATTCGTTTTTCTACTTTGATGTTCTGCAGTCTATTACGGACATCATACAAATCAATGGCATCCCCACTGTGGTCGGGGTGTTTACCACACAGCTCAACAG CATTCCTGGGTCTGCAGTGTGTGCATTTAGCATGGATGACATTGAAAAAGTATTCAAAGGACGCTTTAAAGAACAGAAAACCCCAGATTCTGTTTGGACAGCAGTCCCTGAAGACAAAGTACCCAAgccaag GCCTGGCTGTTGTGCAAAGCATGGCCTTGCCGAAGCTTATAAAACCTCCATAGATTTCCCTGACGAAACCCTGTCGTTCATCAAATCCCATCCGCTAATGGACGCTGCCGTACCACCCATTGCCGATGAGCCCTGGTTCACAAAGACTCGGATCAG GTACAGACTGACGGCCATCGCTGTTGACCACACTGCTGGGCCCCATCAGAACTACACAGTCATCTTTGTTGGCTCTGAAGCTGGCGTGGTGCTTAAAGTTTTGGCAAAGACCAGCCCTTTCTCTTTGAATGACAGTGTATTACTGGAAGAGATTGAAGCATACAACCAAGCAAA GTGCAATGCTGAGAATGAGGAAGACAGAAGGGTCATCTCCTTACAGTTGGATAAAGACCATCACGCTGTGTACGTGGCATTCTCTAGCTGCGTCATCCGCCTCCCTCTCAGCCGTTGCGAGCGTTACGGATCCTGTAAGAA GTCTTGTGTTGCATCTCGGGACCCATACTGTGGCTGGTTAAGCCAGGGGGCCTGTGGCAGAGTGACCCCAGGGATGCT CGCTGGAGGATATGAACAAGACACAGAGTACGGCAACACGGCCCACCTAGGGGACTGCCATG aaattttgCCTACTTCAACTACACCAGATTACAAAATATTTGGCGGTCCAACATCtg GTGTGCGATGGGAAGTCCAATCGGGAGAGTCCAACCAGATGGTCCACATGAACGTCCTCATCACCTGTGTCTTTGCTGCTTTTGTTTTGGGTGCGTTCATTGCAGGGGTGGCAGTATACTGCTATCGTGACATGTTTGTTCGGAAAAACAGAAAGATTCATAAGGATGCAGAATCTGCCCAGTCGTGCACAGACTCCAGTGGAAGTTTTGCCAAACTGAATGGTCTGTTTGACAGCCCGGTCAAGGAATATCAACAGAATATCGATTCTCCCAAATTATACAGTAACCTGCTGACTAGTCGGAAAGAGCTGCCACCCAATGGAGATACCAAATCCATGGTGATGGACCATCGAGGCCAACCTCCCGAACTGGCTGCTCTCCCCACGCCTGAGTCAACTCCTGTGCTTCACCAGAAGaccctgcaggccatgaagagccACTCAGATAAGGCCCATGGCCATGGGGCTTCAAGGAAAGAAACCTCACAGTTTTTCCCATCTAGTCCACCACCCCATTCCCCATTAAGTCATGGGCATATCCCCAGTGCCATTGTTCTTCCTAATGCTACTCATGACTACAACACGTCTTTCTCAAACTCCAATGCTCACAAAGCTGAAAAGAAGCTTCAAAACATTGACCACCCACTTACAAAGTCATCCAGTAAAAGAGATCACCGGCGTTCTGTGGATTCCAGAAATACCCTCAATGATCTCCTGAAGCATTTAAATGACCCAAACAGCAACCCCAAAGCCATCATGGGAGATATCCAGATGGCCCACCAGACCCTAATGCTGGATCCTGTGGGACCTATGTCTGAGGTCCCGCCCAAGGTCCCTAACCGGGAGGCATCCCTATACTCTCCTCCTTCAACTCTCCCCAGAAATAGCCCAACCAAGCGAGTGGATGTCCCCACCACTCCTGGGGTCCCAATGACTTCTCTGGAAAGACAAAGGGGTTACCACAAAAATTCCTCCCAGAGGCACTCTATATCTGCTATGCCTAAAAACTTAAACTCACCAAATGGTGTTTTGTTATCCAGACAGCCTAGCATGAACCGTGGTGGGTATGTGCCCACCCCCACTGGGGCAAAGGTGGACTATATTCAGGGAGCACCAGTGAGTGTTCATCTGCAGCCTTCCCTCTCCAGACAGAGCAGCTATACCAGTAATGGCACCCTTCCTAGGACGGGACTAAAGAGGACACCGTCCTTAAAACCTGATGTGCCACCAAAGCCTTCATTTGTTCCTCAAACCACATCTGTCAGACCACTGAACAAATACACTTACTAG
- the SEMA6D gene encoding semaphorin-6D isoform X7 gives MRFFLLCAYMLLLMISQLRAVSFPEDDEPLNTVDYHYSRQYPVFRGRPSGNESQHRLDFQLMLKIRDTLYIAGRDQVYTVNLNEVPKTEVIPSKKLTWRSRQQDRENCAMKGKHKDECHNFIKVFVPRNDEMVFVCGTNAFNPMCRYYRLNTLEYDGEEISGLARCPFDARQTNVALFADGKLYSATVADFLASDAVIYRSMGDGSALRTIKYDSKWIKEPHFLHAIEYGNYVYFFFREIAVEHNNLGKAVYSRVARICKNDMGGSQRVLEKHWTSFLKARLNCSVPGDSFFYFDVLQSITDIIQINGIPTVVGVFTTQLNSIPGSAVCAFSMDDIEKVFKGRFKEQKTPDSVWTAVPEDKVPKPRPGCCAKHGLAEAYKTSIDFPDETLSFIKSHPLMDAAVPPIADEPWFTKTRIRYRLTAIAVDHTAGPHQNYTVIFVGSEAGVVLKVLAKTSPFSLNDSVLLEEIEAYNQAKCNAENEEDRRVISLQLDKDHHAVYVAFSSCVIRLPLSRCERYGSCKKSCVASRDPYCGWLSQGACGRVTPGMLLLTEDFFAFHNHSAGGYEQDTEYGNTAHLGDCHGVRWEVQSGESNQMVHMNVLITCVFAAFVLGAFIAGVAVYCYRDMFVRKNRKIHKDAESAQSCTDSSGSFAKLNGLFDSPVKEYQQNIDSPKLYSNLLTSRKELPPNGDTKSMVMDHRGQPPELAALPTPESTPVLHQKTLQAMKSHSDKAHGHGASRKETSQFFPSSPPPHSPLSHGHIPSAIVLPNATHDYNTSFSNSNAHKAEKKLQNIDHPLTKSSSKRDHRRSVDSRNTLNDLLKHLNDPNSNPKAIMGDIQMAHQTLMLDPVGPMSEVPPKVPNREASLYSPPSTLPRNSPTKRVDVPTTPGVPMTSLERQRGYHKNSSQRHSISAMPKNLNSPNGVLLSRQPSMNRGGYVPTPTGAKVDYIQGAPVSVHLQPSLSRQSSYTSNGTLPRTGLKRTPSLKPDVPPKPSFVPQTTSVRPLNKYTY, from the exons ATGAGGTTCTTCCTGCTTTGTGCCTACATGCTGCTCCTGATGATTTCCCAGCTGAGGGCAGTCAGCTTTCCTGAAGATGATGAACCCCTCAATACTGTTGATTATCACT ATTCAAGGCAATATCCGGTTTTTAGAGGACGCCCTTCAGGCAATGAATCCCAGCACAGGCTGGACTTTCAGCTGATGTTGAAAATTCGAGACACACTTTATATTGCTGGCAG GGATCAAGTTTATACAGTAAACTTAAATGAAGTCCCCAAGACAGAAGTAATACCAAGCAAG AAACTGACATGGCGGTCAAGACAACAGGACCGAGAAAACTGTGCTATGAAGGGCAAACATAAA GATGAATGCCACAACTTTATTAAAGTATTTGTCCCAAGAAATGATGAGATGGTTTTTGTATGTGGTACCAATGCATTCAATCCCATGTGCAGATACTATAGG ttgaATACCTTAGAGTATGATGGAGAGGAAATTAGTGGCCTGGCAAGATGCCCATTTGATGCCAGACAAACCAATGTTGCCCTTTTTGCTG ATGGGAAGCTATATTCTGCCACAGTGGCTGACTTCTTGGCCAGTGATGCTGTTATTTATCGAAGCATGGGTGATGGATCTGCCCTTCGTACAATAAAATATGATTCCAAATGGATAAAAG aGCCACATTTTCTTCATGCCATAGAATATGGAAACtatgtctatttcttctttcgaGAAATTGCTGTAGAACATAATAATTTAGGCAAG GCTGTATATTCCCGTGTGGCCCGCATATGTAAAAATGACATGGGTGGCTCGCAGCGGGTCCTGGAGAAACATTGGACTTCATTTCTGAAGGCTCGGCTTAACTGCTCTGTCCCCGGAGATTCGTTTTTCTACTTTGATGTTCTGCAGTCTATTACGGACATCATACAAATCAATGGCATCCCCACTGTGGTCGGGGTGTTTACCACACAGCTCAACAG CATTCCTGGGTCTGCAGTGTGTGCATTTAGCATGGATGACATTGAAAAAGTATTCAAAGGACGCTTTAAAGAACAGAAAACCCCAGATTCTGTTTGGACAGCAGTCCCTGAAGACAAAGTACCCAAgccaag GCCTGGCTGTTGTGCAAAGCATGGCCTTGCCGAAGCTTATAAAACCTCCATAGATTTCCCTGACGAAACCCTGTCGTTCATCAAATCCCATCCGCTAATGGACGCTGCCGTACCACCCATTGCCGATGAGCCCTGGTTCACAAAGACTCGGATCAG GTACAGACTGACGGCCATCGCTGTTGACCACACTGCTGGGCCCCATCAGAACTACACAGTCATCTTTGTTGGCTCTGAAGCTGGCGTGGTGCTTAAAGTTTTGGCAAAGACCAGCCCTTTCTCTTTGAATGACAGTGTATTACTGGAAGAGATTGAAGCATACAACCAAGCAAA GTGCAATGCTGAGAATGAGGAAGACAGAAGGGTCATCTCCTTACAGTTGGATAAAGACCATCACGCTGTGTACGTGGCATTCTCTAGCTGCGTCATCCGCCTCCCTCTCAGCCGTTGCGAGCGTTACGGATCCTGTAAGAA GTCTTGTGTTGCATCTCGGGACCCATACTGTGGCTGGTTAAGCCAGGGGGCCTGTGGCAGAGTGACCCCAGGGATGCT GCTGTTAACCGAAGACTTCTTTGCTTTCCATAACCACAGCGCTGGAGGATATGAACAAGACACAGAGTACGGCAACACGGCCCACCTAGGGGACTGCCATG GTGTGCGATGGGAAGTCCAATCGGGAGAGTCCAACCAGATGGTCCACATGAACGTCCTCATCACCTGTGTCTTTGCTGCTTTTGTTTTGGGTGCGTTCATTGCAGGGGTGGCAGTATACTGCTATCGTGACATGTTTGTTCGGAAAAACAGAAAGATTCATAAGGATGCAGAATCTGCCCAGTCGTGCACAGACTCCAGTGGAAGTTTTGCCAAACTGAATGGTCTGTTTGACAGCCCGGTCAAGGAATATCAACAGAATATCGATTCTCCCAAATTATACAGTAACCTGCTGACTAGTCGGAAAGAGCTGCCACCCAATGGAGATACCAAATCCATGGTGATGGACCATCGAGGCCAACCTCCCGAACTGGCTGCTCTCCCCACGCCTGAGTCAACTCCTGTGCTTCACCAGAAGaccctgcaggccatgaagagccACTCAGATAAGGCCCATGGCCATGGGGCTTCAAGGAAAGAAACCTCACAGTTTTTCCCATCTAGTCCACCACCCCATTCCCCATTAAGTCATGGGCATATCCCCAGTGCCATTGTTCTTCCTAATGCTACTCATGACTACAACACGTCTTTCTCAAACTCCAATGCTCACAAAGCTGAAAAGAAGCTTCAAAACATTGACCACCCACTTACAAAGTCATCCAGTAAAAGAGATCACCGGCGTTCTGTGGATTCCAGAAATACCCTCAATGATCTCCTGAAGCATTTAAATGACCCAAACAGCAACCCCAAAGCCATCATGGGAGATATCCAGATGGCCCACCAGACCCTAATGCTGGATCCTGTGGGACCTATGTCTGAGGTCCCGCCCAAGGTCCCTAACCGGGAGGCATCCCTATACTCTCCTCCTTCAACTCTCCCCAGAAATAGCCCAACCAAGCGAGTGGATGTCCCCACCACTCCTGGGGTCCCAATGACTTCTCTGGAAAGACAAAGGGGTTACCACAAAAATTCCTCCCAGAGGCACTCTATATCTGCTATGCCTAAAAACTTAAACTCACCAAATGGTGTTTTGTTATCCAGACAGCCTAGCATGAACCGTGGTGGGTATGTGCCCACCCCCACTGGGGCAAAGGTGGACTATATTCAGGGAGCACCAGTGAGTGTTCATCTGCAGCCTTCCCTCTCCAGACAGAGCAGCTATACCAGTAATGGCACCCTTCCTAGGACGGGACTAAAGAGGACACCGTCCTTAAAACCTGATGTGCCACCAAAGCCTTCATTTGTTCCTCAAACCACATCTGTCAGACCACTGAACAAATACACTTACTAG